ataaaaaaatcatacatttttcGCTTTGATTTTACCTTGTTTTTTTTCAGCCTGTGATAACATTCGAGTTGGTTTTTCTTTGGACCATTGAatttgggacaccctgtttGTACTATTAATCTGATATCTCTATCAGGAATAGCACAATTGCCTTAAATACTTTTACCTACTTAGCCACCCTACTCCTCCaaaacatagtttttaagaaaattattataaaaaagaaaaacaaactctTCATGttttccatggtaaatatacctaatttaaaactatttatttttttaatttttgactttctATACTATAGTAAATATTTATAACATTGTGACCCAGTTTTAAAACATGTGTACATTTTTCAAGTgtcgttttttttctgttttcgaaAAGGTATAAAGGACatgtatgtttttttgggttttgtttaagtttttttcccaatttgttttaataataccCAAATGAAACGTGTCCTGAGTGAACCTCTGGTCCTAGAAAAACGGTTttaacctttttgaaaacgatatTTATTGTATGACAAGAACCCCATCAAACTTTAAAgctatttctaaaaaaatgacttaTGAGACAACTTttaccaattttaaaatttaaccaTCGATCGTCGGGCATGGCGCCCGCTAGACTCAAAATAGAGATCTCAAAAAATTAGgaacttaggaacttgattctaaGAAAACCCTTAAATAACGAACGGCGTAGTAAACACACTCTTTTTGCCCTTTGCTAAATAGGGTCAAGGCTCAAGGCTTAAccttattttctaaaaaatgcatAGCGAGTTAGGACtagttgtaaaaatattttctcatacATTTCTTTACTATAATCCTTTTGAAAacatattataatttataaaattttactaCTTGAAATAATCAAAACATTCATCAAGGTTTACTTTATCGTTTGCATAACCCCAGACACACGCCctagaaaataatttaacatATCATAGATAAGTGATTCTTTACGCAAAACAAAACTGTTACAGAATTGTTTGAACATTATTTAATTTGGAACAATAAATTTATATGCATATTGAAATTATCAAGAACTTGATCTTGTCAATCATTTCGCAAACAATCGTAACTCTATACAAACATTATCTTCTTTttatttgctaaaaaaataacaaatcgtgtctgtaattatttttcttaaatgttaaaataccttttaggctaggcgcacacatgcgattttgatcgcgcgattattcagtcgcaaattagatgacaacaatttcaatgactgtagacacaattttcaaatttttaatcgcgggaagcatgtgtgttcacaggcattgaaatccatgtgatccatttttgcgacagAATattcgcgcgactaaaatcgcatgtgcgcctagcctaaagcTTTTCCGATtacatttctatttttttttttttttttttaaatgataaacaaATCACATAGTTTAATAAAGTCATATAcctaaggctaggcgcacacatgcgattttagtcgcccgattatttagtcgcaaaaatggatcacacggatttcaatgccggtgaacacacatgcttcccgcgattaaaaatttgagaattgtgtctacagtcattaaaattgttgtcatctaatttgcgactgaataatcgcgcgatcaaaatcgcatgtgtgcgcctagcctaaaagtaatgtttaaaagaaaacattcatTAATCTAAGTTGTTTAAGAACTTTGGCAATTTCTTCTCTCATATTGGACCTCTTGTATTTAAAAGCCAGCCATTTGAAACTCCCTatgcatttttttcagtttttaacttatttattcTAAAAGGTAAGTATTGTGAAAAAAGTCAATATAACTGTGGCAACAAGGAAAAACAACATGAGTCAGTTTTAACAACTTTTCAAGAgagcgttttgaaagtttggcttccCATAAGAAACAAATGCTTATGTCGTTTTTATGAATAATAAAGAGATTTGAttgagtttaattttatttttaattaatagcaCATATtggaaatgcaatgttttttaatgacttagaaacattgcatacttataGGAAAAGTAATTGCATTTTGCATAGATgcttaaaagcaaaaaatattgcatacttacaagaatcTCTTGATAGAGGTCTTAAAGAGATCTGCTGTCACTTGAAAATTCAAGGCTTCCTTATACCTGGGACACACTTTCCTATTCATACCATGGCATGGAAGtattatattttcattaatgaaatcaaaaacttatcaGTTCAaatattcaatgtcaaaaacaaaaaatttccgagctagattattcaatcgCAAAGCCAAAAACTAAttacaaaacttggtaatttctgtaaagcttctataattTCATTAACCGAAGCTTAatcgaaaaacaagctttcctcggttaagtttctttaaaagtatttaaacaacttattaaaGTTGTTGAGCAAatccgaacttctataagcaattaaattctgaagcagcTATATAAAAGCTCTATGAAAAGTAATACCTacgagatttcaatttacagagAAGTTGTTGTGTTAGTTGGGAAGTCAAAAAGAGGTAAAACACCTCACCCCTCTTTCCTAAAAACTGACTGGTTGAAaagttttataagaaaaattaaattaatcattataataactttaaaattttacagatttcatatttttattaaaaaaaaaataataaaacggaCAAATGAaacaccaaaataaaataaatcttgcGAACTGTTTTGCTTTGTTTGTATAATCATTTCTTactcaaaaacaataaaactttccgtttttctattttattaagcgtagtacgcagctgaagcgaacaCCCTGAAAATATATACACAATGGATACAAAATAAGCAACACTCAAGAAAATAGCCCATGTACTACATAGATTAAAGGTTCACCATACTGCTCATCTAACCTCCACAACAATCTTCCTCCCAGCCATCCCTGTTTTTATCAAATAATCTGACATCTGTCACAATTTTTCTGGCACACTTTTCCCGTGTCTTGTCAAATTcccaaattgaattgaaatttgtaaaaaaatttttattctttttatttcacaaaaataaaaacttaataaatcCAATTCAAAAATGACTAACGCCTGGAGAGCAGCTGGTTTAACGTAAGTTTTTTCTTTACAATAAATCAAATCATTCTcctcaacaaaaagaaaaaaaatttaatatcgcGTCCATTACGTAATTATTTTTCACAGCTACATCCAATACTCGAACATTTGCGCTAAAGTCCTTCGTCAAGGACTTAAAGCCGAACTCCGTGCTGAAGCTGCCAAAAGGGAAGTGAGCCATGTTAAATTCAATCCATGGGAAAATGGCAAACCTCTTCGTAAGTATTGAAAATCTAGCAACACTTTAGACAGAGTCTCTTTTCCaattggattttagttttttttttagtcaaaattccaaaaaaaaaaaacgaaaagtatatttttattttattacaattttttcttaaataaaaatttccagaTGAAAGATCTTAATTTTCATTATCAGCAAATCAATGCTGACGGGAGTTGTAAGTGAAAATGAATCCCCGAGAAGTGTTCAATTAACTAATCACACCTCTCTTTTTTGTCGGTATCAATGACCGACACTTTGTTCATTGATTCCACCCATGAGTTGAATGAATTGTATTCCTAAACTCCTTGTACTAATACCTTTTATGCGTATGCAACCTCTCCACCTTTTGTGTCTTTTTTAATTCTGTATTTTTGTTATGAaagtaattttattgaaattggaattaactcatcttttttttttgttcttttcattTGCAGGTAAGGCAACCGTCGAATAATCGCTTGATTTCGAGAGTTCAGTCATCAATTGAATTATAAATGTAATGCTTTTCCTTTTAACaataaataatgtaaaataaaaaaaaacaatgtatgtatttttgtttgtttcatttatttgaataatattcattaaaatctgAAGTCAAGACACTTTTCAATGAAATGGCAATCATGTTCATTTTTTGCGTAGTTTATTCTGATGTCCACAAAGgtctttgagttttttttttacttgttgaaTGAATGACAACAGAATTTCTGATTAAATTGTCTCTTGAAATAGGAATAGTTGTCTGTTCAGTTGAAGGTAAAACTGGTGAGAGTAGTTTTCAAACTTTctaggaatttatttttttcccaaagtTGCCCAAAGAGCTTTACGACTACTTCTTGTATTTCTATTCTCAAAAAGGTAGGCATTTTCTAGTCGCAGTATCCAATTAATTAAGTAAGGGTTCTGATCTTTGCGTTAGGGATGGCGGttgttagtacaaaaaccggttttcggtttttccgGTTTTTTTCCTTTCGTTTTAAACCGGGCCAATAAACCGGATTTtgcaaaaaccggttttcggtttttttttcttgatttgacataaaaaacaaaattaaaccaatttgtcaaccaaaaataaacttttcgaagaaaatccctgagcaataagctttttttagtttaattttgttataaggcccaatttattgtctcttcattaaacttaaatcgccattaaaaaagggaattttaaaattaaaaaccaaattcgtttaattcagtcttttttaaggatttttttgatgtttggcATCATTTACTagttgagcattaaatttaaaagtagttttagttaaaacaccaaattcgaccttttaagagggatttttaaagcaaatggaggttttaaacaggatttctatttattcactctccattagcgtcaaatgtcatttcatttattatttaattaaacaaagtTTCAGTGTCAGTTAATTACAAATGAATAAAACATGCATGAATATGGAAAAATGGGATGGTGAAAATGTGTTCAATCAATTTCATAAGACCATAACGTTTGGTAATTGGTAACTttggtttttgtgttttttttagttcaaacgACATGTACTTTATAGGGATGAGTTGCTTCAGGTTTTGGCCAAACAAGAATATATTTATAGGCTTGCCAGAAATTTTTGAATCTATGGGAATGAGGGTTAAATGGACAACACTTCATTTGAGATTTTTAATAGagacaaaattcaaagaaattaatgcatttcttatCCACTTCACAGAGCACAGAGAATATCTACACGACTAGTGAAACTAATCAGGGTTGAGATGCTGCGTAATCCTAATCATCTcaaaaattacaatattttCAGCCTTTGGTTTTTAGCTGCAAATACTTACGGGAcatcatttttgtgtttttatattgtttatccttcaaatcttcaaatttaaatatattttatttgacaaaaatgtagcttttgacagtttaatttttcaaaaaataactcTGGGATACttttaatggagttttaaatttaaaatttccattaaaagtaaagacTAACTAAAGCAGAgttaattaaatgaatttttaatgatggaaaCTTAAAGACGTCAGTAGCTAGATACCAAAGCTTTAAACTAAaacgacaaatttcaaaatttaattgtccCTAAGAGTTCTTAATTCACTCTTATAggagttttgaggaattttttaagttgaatatgaatgaaaatttataattgtatGGTAAGTTGAGAGAGGGAATGaatgttttgagaattttcaattttttgtctcGTCGGATCTTATTTTGttggacgtttttttttcagccggttttttttcggtttttcgttttttttttgtaaaaaccggtttaaaccgccaggacaaaaaaaccgaaaaaaaccagttgaccgaagcaaaaaaaaccgaaaccggtttaaaccggccggtttttccCATCCCTACTTTGCTTAGCtggcagtggcgtatccagaaaaaaaatttggaggggggtggaaaattttttagagggtaaatTTTTACCtataccaaaaatttttctgtcttttttattaatctttgatcgagagtgaagcggtatagtagcattttactgttctcgacagcttcgtactactgtctcctccttttACATTCAAAGTaactagtgtttttttttcaaattcttgtgtcccaaacattttacacaaagaGCTACCACAAGGAGTTGAGTCatccttacaaaaaaaacactttatttcattcgaactttgtcatgtgctgaattcaaaagtGTTTAGAGATTTATTCCTATTACGTCTAGCTTTTGAGCACCCATGTTCCgaaattcgaccgaaagtgaattgaaatcacttttcaatttcacgtgaaatgaaatatcatattcttcatttcgaaaacttcaaaattgcttcgaactgtcaaatataattgcaaattttaaaacaaaagtgaaTTAGGTTAAgttagattcattgaaaaaggtaccaaattcacgaacagaaacaaagtgaattgaattccatcaaaaaatctaaatgagtga
This DNA window, taken from Episyrphus balteatus chromosome 2, idEpiBalt1.1, whole genome shotgun sequence, encodes the following:
- the LOC129908165 gene encoding protein stunted-like isoform X2; this translates as MTNAWRAAGLTYIQYSNICAKVLRQGLKAELRAEAAKREVSHVKFNPWENGKPLHERS
- the LOC129908165 gene encoding protein stunted-like isoform X1, translating into MTNAWRAAGLTYIQYSNICAKVLRQGLKAELRAEAAKREVSHVKFNPWENGKPLRKATVE